A genomic segment from Helicobacter sp. NHP19-012 encodes:
- a CDS encoding lecithin retinol acyltransferase family protein — protein sequence MVKVLKAMVRTAGIAVGAVGVAAVTAASYAGDLAASATNHLIRDKVGEPAVGSVVRRYHGGLEHTGIYVGNNQIIHWSENSRVEKCNPEAFLQGGGDLALSIYVSCKGTEPIGSLEVAQRARVQVGHGIDERGPYDPLVNNSHRFVIECLSGQECQEDLLVKDPIEYCKVFLGADNWRVWERD from the coding sequence ATGGTTAAGGTTTTAAAAGCAATGGTGAGAACCGCCGGGATCGCTGTAGGGGCTGTGGGTGTGGCAGCGGTTACTGCTGCATCATATGCGGGGGATTTAGCCGCAAGCGCCACCAACCATCTAATCCGTGATAAGGTGGGCGAGCCTGCGGTGGGGAGTGTGGTGCGCCGTTATCATGGAGGATTGGAGCATACGGGCATTTATGTGGGCAACAACCAAATCATCCACTGGAGTGAAAACAGCCGCGTTGAAAAATGCAATCCAGAAGCATTTTTGCAAGGGGGTGGGGATTTAGCCCTAAGCATTTATGTTTCGTGCAAAGGCACGGAACCCATCGGGTCTCTTGAAGTGGCGCAACGCGCAAGGGTACAAGTGGGGCATGGCATAGATGAGAGAGGTCCATATGACCCCTTGGTCAACAATAGCCATAGGTTTGTCATTGAGTGTTTGTCCGGACAGGAATGCCAAGAAGACCTCTTGGTGAAAGACCCTATAGAATATTGTAAGGTGTTTCTTGGGGCGGACAACTGGCGCGTTTGGGAGAGAGATTAA
- a CDS encoding SDR family NAD(P)-dependent oxidoreductase, translating into MLAVVLTGASSGIGLECAKMLLQKGYKVYALSRHATQIESLEHPHCVRLDCDLQDEGQIIKTTDTILTQEKELFALINNAGYGMFGALEEQPIQEARALFETNLFSVGALCSKLLPLLRASAALQASIGLAPKIINVASSAGRSTTLFLGWYHASKYALEAYSDCLRAELLELGVQVVLIEPGAIKTKWDSGLKNALKPKSPYAMELEKTHAYFKKAYEDASPASLVASTIIKALESKQPKTRYLVGKKAHLLVWGKALLPDKIYDWILRKEILK; encoded by the coding sequence ATGTTAGCGGTGGTGTTGACGGGGGCAAGCAGTGGGATCGGGCTAGAGTGTGCCAAAATGCTTTTGCAGAAGGGCTATAAAGTCTATGCCCTCTCACGCCACGCCACCCAAATAGAAAGCCTAGAACACCCCCATTGTGTGCGCCTTGATTGTGATTTGCAAGATGAAGGGCAGATCATCAAAACCACAGACACGATTTTAACGCAAGAAAAAGAGCTGTTTGCCCTCATCAACAACGCCGGTTATGGCATGTTTGGTGCACTAGAGGAGCAACCCATACAAGAGGCAAGGGCGTTGTTTGAAACAAATTTATTCAGCGTGGGGGCGTTGTGTTCTAAACTTTTACCCCTACTTCGGGCAAGTGCGGCACTCCAGGCAAGCATAGGGCTTGCTCCCAAGATCATCAATGTTGCCTCGAGTGCAGGGCGTTCGACCACGCTGTTTTTAGGCTGGTACCATGCGAGCAAATACGCCCTAGAGGCCTACAGCGATTGTCTGCGTGCCGAGCTCTTGGAGCTTGGCGTGCAAGTGGTGTTGATTGAACCGGGGGCGATTAAAACCAAGTGGGATTCAGGACTTAAAAACGCCCTAAAACCAAAGAGCCCCTATGCAATGGAGCTAGAAAAAACCCATGCCTATTTTAAAAAAGCCTATGAGGACGCGAGCCCGGCTAGCCTTGTGGCTAGCACGATTATCAAGGCATTAGAGAGCAAACAGCCTAAAACCCGCTATTTGGTCGGCAAAAAGGCGCATTTATTGGTGTGGGGTAAGGCACTGCTGCCGGATAAAATCTACGACTGGATTTTGCGCAAGGAGATTTTAAAGTAG
- a CDS encoding ribonucleotide-diphosphate reductase subunit beta, whose protein sequence is MKALGRKKIYNPESKEHVGERQIFGGNPTSMFDLNQIKYPWASKLWKTMLTNTWFPEEVGMHGDKTHYLKLSPQEKIGYDRALAQLIFMDSLQTNNLIDNINPFITSPEINLCLVRQAFEEALHSHSYAVMVESISANSDEIYEMWRTDSALKDKNDCIAQIYMDLSQEPTERNLLKALFANQILEGIYFYSGFSFFYALARSGRMLGTAQMIRFIQRDEVTHLSLFQNMINSLRKERPDLFTPDLLEEVLEMFKQAVDLESAWGAYITQGQILDLSPKILRAYTEYLADTRLAVVGLPKLYHSKNPIRWVEQFANFNSHRSNFFEARVSNYSKGSISFEGF, encoded by the coding sequence ATGAAAGCGTTGGGCCGTAAAAAAATCTACAATCCCGAATCCAAGGAACATGTTGGGGAGCGCCAAATCTTTGGGGGCAACCCCACGAGCATGTTTGATTTAAACCAAATCAAATACCCGTGGGCAAGCAAACTTTGGAAAACAATGCTCACCAACACTTGGTTTCCTGAAGAGGTGGGCATGCACGGGGACAAGACCCACTATTTGAAATTAAGCCCACAAGAGAAAATCGGCTACGACCGCGCCCTAGCCCAACTCATTTTTATGGACAGCTTGCAAACAAACAACCTCATCGACAACATCAACCCCTTCATCACCAGCCCTGAAATCAATCTATGCCTTGTGCGCCAAGCCTTTGAGGAGGCATTGCATAGCCACAGCTACGCCGTGATGGTGGAGAGCATCAGCGCAAACAGCGATGAGATTTACGAAATGTGGCGCACCGACTCCGCCCTCAAGGATAAGAACGACTGCATCGCCCAAATTTATATGGACCTCTCGCAAGAGCCCACGGAGCGCAATTTATTAAAGGCGTTGTTTGCCAACCAAATCCTAGAGGGCATTTACTTTTACAGCGGGTTTAGTTTTTTTTATGCTTTGGCTAGAAGTGGGCGCATGCTAGGCACGGCGCAAATGATCCGTTTCATCCAAAGGGACGAGGTGACGCATTTAAGCTTGTTTCAAAATATGATCAATTCCTTGCGTAAAGAACGCCCCGATCTTTTCACCCCCGATTTGCTCGAAGAGGTGTTAGAAATGTTTAAACAAGCGGTGGATTTAGAGAGCGCATGGGGAGCCTACATCACCCAAGGGCAAATCCTAGACTTAAGCCCTAAAATTTTGCGCGCCTACACCGAATACTTAGCCGATACCCGTTTAGCCGTGGTGGGGCTACCCAAGCTTTACCACAGCAAAAACCCGATCCGCTGGGTGGAGCAGTTTGCCAACTTCAACAGCCACCGCTCAAACTTCTTTGAGGCAAGGGTCAGCAATTACTCTAAGGGCAGCATCAGCTTTGAGGGGTTTTAA
- the truA gene encoding tRNA pseudouridine(38-40) synthase TruA, whose protein sequence is MRRFKLTLSYDGSAFLGFAKQVGHHTIEGTLENALKRLGISSPIMAAGRTDKGVHATCQVVAFNTPAFWSVPKLLAHLAPKLAPHIVCKSLEQVGLDFHPRFCAYKRRYRYLFTQIPLNPFCARYVATHPHGNLTQMQEALNCFVGTHDFKYFCKTGSNPTHTRRTVFKAFCYPFKVGRLDLAVVVLEANGFLRAQVRSILGAVLKHSLGHLSLEDLKAQIALKKRVCADLAPPNGLYLSRVFYPQPLSKNGV, encoded by the coding sequence ATGCGCCGCTTTAAACTCACCCTGTCCTACGATGGCAGCGCATTTTTAGGCTTTGCCAAACAAGTAGGTCATCACACCATTGAAGGCACTTTAGAAAACGCTTTAAAAAGGCTAGGCATCTCTAGCCCTATTATGGCCGCTGGGCGCACGGATAAGGGCGTGCACGCCACTTGCCAAGTCGTGGCATTTAATACTCCCGCCTTTTGGAGCGTACCTAAACTCTTAGCCCACCTTGCACCCAAACTTGCCCCCCACATTGTTTGTAAGAGTTTAGAGCAAGTCGGGCTAGATTTTCACCCCCGCTTTTGCGCCTACAAAAGGCGTTATCGCTACCTTTTTACCCAAATCCCTTTAAACCCCTTTTGTGCCCGCTATGTGGCGACACACCCGCATGGCAACTTAACGCAAATGCAAGAAGCCCTAAATTGCTTTGTGGGCACACACGACTTTAAGTATTTTTGTAAAACGGGCAGCAACCCCACCCACACAAGGCGCACGGTTTTTAAAGCCTTTTGCTACCCTTTTAAAGTGGGGCGCTTAGACTTGGCGGTGGTGGTGTTGGAGGCCAATGGGTTTTTACGTGCGCAGGTGCGCTCAATACTCGGGGCGGTGCTAAAACATTCTTTGGGGCATTTGAGCCTAGAGGATTTAAAAGCGCAAATTGCGTTAAAAAAGCGGGTGTGTGCGGATTTAGCCCCCCCTAATGGGCTGTATTTGAGCCGTGTATTTTATCCACAGCCCTTAAGCAAAAATGGGGTATAA
- a CDS encoding outer membrane protein — MLPLQAAKSRTFLLSQYQVGQMQFYTYQNGTPIKNIRTIEGASIVYGYEFNPLDRWFYTRYYGFLDYGYVILDPRGKIETNMFTYGVGADLLIEYNKNPLNVWGLFYGMMLAGNTWTTSEFSQNFFVENYRSFTSFSFKGTYFRLLGQVGVRFQTVILYHDVSFEFGIKFPFDTELGSRFVRNYSFFVSHTWYF, encoded by the coding sequence TTGCTCCCCTTACAGGCTGCCAAAAGCCGCACATTTCTACTCAGCCAATACCAAGTCGGTCAAATGCAGTTTTACACCTACCAAAACGGCACACCCATTAAAAATATCCGCACCATTGAAGGGGCGAGCATTGTCTATGGCTACGAATTCAACCCTTTAGATCGCTGGTTTTACACCCGTTACTACGGCTTCTTAGACTATGGGTATGTGATCTTAGATCCTCGAGGCAAGATCGAAACAAACATGTTTACCTATGGAGTAGGGGCGGATTTGCTGATTGAGTACAACAAAAACCCGCTCAATGTGTGGGGGCTCTTTTATGGAATGATGCTGGCGGGCAACACTTGGACGACTTCTGAATTTTCACAAAATTTCTTTGTGGAAAATTACCGCTCTTTCACTAGTTTTTCCTTTAAGGGGACTTACTTTAGGCTCTTAGGGCAAGTGGGCGTGCGCTTTCAGACCGTGATTCTCTACCACGATGTGTCCTTCGAGTTTGGGATTAAATTCCCCTTTGACACAGAGCTAGGCTCTAGATTTGTGCGTAACTACAGCTTTTTTGTGTCCCATACTTGGTATTTTTAG
- a CDS encoding RDD family protein, protein MEAKLEEKIYKERLVIAPFWWRVGAYLVDLLFICFLAWDLHPYVPLHWAFLRFLCAFVAAHVVYESLSMLGFASSLGKLVFHLRVLDFKSLDKPLFAARLKRYLLKELLLFYPLGYFFRDKFGRTFYDRHAQTFIIVSK, encoded by the coding sequence TTGGAAGCCAAATTAGAAGAGAAAATTTACAAGGAAAGATTGGTGATCGCCCCTTTTTGGTGGCGGGTGGGGGCTTACTTGGTGGATTTGCTCTTTATCTGCTTTTTGGCGTGGGATTTGCACCCTTATGTGCCCTTGCACTGGGCGTTTTTGCGCTTTTTATGTGCCTTCGTGGCGGCGCATGTGGTCTATGAGTCTTTGTCCATGCTTGGCTTTGCGAGTAGTTTGGGTAAGCTCGTATTTCACTTGCGGGTCTTGGACTTTAAAAGCCTAGACAAGCCCCTATTTGCCGCCCGTTTAAAGCGGTATTTGTTGAAGGAGCTCTTGCTTTTTTACCCCTTAGGTTATTTCTTTAGGGATAAATTTGGGCGGACTTTTTATGACAGACACGCACAGACTTTTATCATCGTGTCTAAATGA
- a CDS encoding phosphoribosylamine--glycine ligase N-terminal domain-containing protein, translating into MKRKILIIGGGAREYALGRKLREDPRVSELFFSPGNGGTQSIGENVLLLDFAQIAAFTKEKMINLVLVGTEEPLVGGWRIFCKKRGWWSLDQASERACSRVLRVLPKS; encoded by the coding sequence ATGAAAAGAAAAATTTTAATCATTGGGGGCGGGGCGCGCGAGTATGCGCTAGGGCGTAAGCTAAGAGAAGACCCTAGGGTGAGCGAGCTGTTCTTTAGCCCGGGCAATGGCGGGACGCAAAGCATTGGTGAAAATGTCTTGTTGCTAGATTTCGCCCAAATCGCCGCTTTCACCAAAGAGAAAATGATTAATTTAGTATTGGTGGGGACGGAAGAGCCGTTGGTGGGGGGTTGGCGGATTTTTTGCAAGAAGCGGGGGTGGTGGTCTTTGGACCAAGCAAGCGAGCGAGCATGCTCGAGGGTTCTAAGAGTTTTACCAAAGAGCTAG
- the purD gene encoding phosphoribosylamine--glycine ligase — MADFLQEAGVVVFGPSKRASMLEGSKSFTKELATAHHIPTAPYAIATNPQEALEMIPSFGCPVVLKADGLAQGKGVVVAQNENEAKIALENLFKAHSKVVLEKFLEGFELSVFAFVSGQDFLLLPACHDYKKLHPNGPNTGGMGAFAPSPLCDDALQEKIIERILKPTLQALNANDTPFVGVLYAGLMLVEQEGVLEPYLLEFNVRFGDPECSVLLPLLKTPLLDLLEATLQGNLDQIQLELHPQHALGVVLASKDYPHQISQGQSVYIDPIDEKNAHLDLGKITQENGVFLVTGGRVCVCVGWGKSLAEAKSHAYHLVKKVQFEGMQFREDIGVL, encoded by the coding sequence TTGGCGGATTTTTTGCAAGAAGCGGGGGTGGTGGTCTTTGGACCAAGCAAGCGAGCGAGCATGCTCGAGGGTTCTAAGAGTTTTACCAAAGAGCTAGCCACCGCCCACCATATCCCCACTGCCCCCTATGCCATTGCCACTAATCCACAAGAAGCCCTAGAGATGATCCCAAGCTTTGGCTGCCCTGTGGTTCTTAAAGCCGATGGGCTCGCACAGGGCAAGGGCGTGGTGGTGGCACAGAATGAAAATGAAGCCAAAATCGCCCTAGAAAACTTGTTTAAAGCGCACTCTAAGGTCGTTTTAGAGAAGTTTTTAGAGGGCTTTGAGCTGTCGGTCTTTGCCTTTGTGAGCGGACAGGATTTTTTACTTTTGCCCGCTTGCCACGATTATAAAAAGTTACACCCAAATGGGCCAAACACGGGGGGGATGGGGGCATTTGCCCCCTCGCCCCTATGCGATGACGCACTACAAGAAAAGATCATCGAGCGCATTTTAAAACCCACCTTGCAAGCCCTAAACGCTAACGACACGCCCTTTGTGGGGGTGCTGTATGCGGGGCTCATGCTTGTGGAACAAGAAGGGGTTTTAGAGCCTTATTTATTGGAATTTAATGTGCGTTTTGGCGACCCTGAGTGCAGTGTGCTCTTGCCCTTGCTTAAAACCCCCCTGCTAGATTTACTAGAAGCCACCTTGCAGGGCAATTTAGACCAAATACAATTAGAATTGCATCCACAGCATGCCCTAGGCGTGGTCTTGGCAAGCAAGGACTACCCCCACCAAATCTCACAAGGGCAAAGCGTCTACATAGACCCCATTGATGAGAAAAACGCCCATTTGGACTTAGGCAAAATCACGCAAGAAAACGGGGTGTTCTTGGTTACGGGGGGGCGGGTGTGTGTGTGTGTGGGTTGGGGCAAGTCCTTAGCTGAAGCCAAAAGCCACGCCTACCACCTAGTGAAGAAGGTGCAGTTTGAGGGCATGCAATTTCGTGAGGATATTGGGGTGCTTTGA
- a CDS encoding protein-L-isoaspartate(D-aspartate) O-methyltransferase, with protein sequence MLSLKNARMCAEIARYFPLEKPVEEAICAINREEFVSPKHLAYSLNALPLDGEQFISSPLTVAKMTQYLQLRGVDSVLEIGCGSGYQAMVLSKLVRRVFSIERIEKLLVQAKERFRHLGVTNIHTKLADGQEGWREFAPFERILFSACATHIPQALVEQLSEGGILLAPMLEGNTQIITRFTKQKERLLAERLEKCQFVPVLDGVERGV encoded by the coding sequence TTGCTAAGTCTAAAAAACGCCCGCATGTGTGCTGAGATCGCCCGCTACTTCCCCCTAGAAAAGCCCGTTGAAGAGGCCATTTGCGCGATCAACAGAGAAGAGTTTGTCTCCCCTAAACACCTAGCCTACAGCCTCAACGCCCTGCCCCTAGATGGCGAGCAGTTCATCAGCTCCCCACTCACGGTGGCAAAAATGACGCAGTATTTACAGCTGAGGGGGGTGGATAGCGTGCTAGAGATCGGCTGTGGGAGCGGTTATCAGGCGATGGTGCTCTCTAAATTGGTGCGCCGTGTGTTTAGCATTGAACGCATTGAAAAGCTCTTGGTGCAGGCTAAGGAGCGTTTTAGGCACTTGGGCGTTACCAACATCCACACTAAATTGGCAGACGGGCAAGAGGGCTGGCGTGAATTTGCCCCCTTTGAGCGCATTTTGTTTTCCGCCTGCGCCACGCACATCCCCCAAGCCCTTGTGGAGCAATTAAGCGAGGGGGGGATCTTACTCGCCCCCATGCTAGAAGGCAACACACAGATCATCACCCGTTTCACCAAACAAAAAGAACGCTTGCTAGCTGAGCGGTTAGAGAAGTGTCAGTTTGTGCCCGTGCTAGATGGCGTAGAGCGGGGGGTTTAG
- a CDS encoding molecular chaperone DnaJ, protein MFIQDLSVEQQQVFLYLARKVIEADGVLHELQLGALDVIKKQCEYGISEKEVPVNTLGQIFTTNHAKHATLLELVSVALADSRWHDNERDTIYSYAKEMGVPTHKVDQFKDWVVKNFMLYQEAIKLLED, encoded by the coding sequence TTGTTTATCCAAGATTTAAGCGTTGAGCAACAACAAGTGTTCTTGTATTTGGCAAGAAAGGTCATTGAAGCCGATGGGGTGTTGCACGAATTGCAACTAGGGGCTTTAGATGTGATTAAAAAGCAATGTGAATATGGCATTAGTGAAAAGGAAGTGCCCGTAAACACTTTAGGGCAGATCTTCACCACAAACCACGCCAAACACGCCACGCTGTTAGAATTGGTGTCTGTGGCTTTAGCCGATAGCCGCTGGCATGACAATGAGAGAGACACCATTTACTCTTATGCTAAAGAGATGGGCGTTCCCACCCACAAAGTGGATCAATTCAAAGACTGGGTGGTGAAAAACTTCATGCTTTATCAAGAAGCGATCAAGTTGTTGGAAGATTAG
- a CDS encoding UDP-glucose 4-epimerase produces the protein MLLFVACECVTNTNQIYNVGYGRGYSMAEVVAKVKEVSGVDFKMQMQGRRAGDLANLIANNSKISSHTAFKPQYDDLETIIKSAYEWEQYLAKC, from the coding sequence ATGCTACTTTTTGTGGCTTGCGAGTGTGTCACAAACACGAACCAAATTTACAATGTGGGCTATGGGCGGGGTTATAGCATGGCTGAGGTGGTGGCGAAAGTTAAAGAAGTTTCGGGCGTGGATTTTAAGATGCAAATGCAGGGCAGGAGGGCGGGCGATCTGGCAAATTTGATCGCCAACAATTCTAAGATTTCAAGCCACACCGCCTTTAAACCACAATATGACGATTTAGAAACAATTATAAAAAGTGCCTATGAGTGGGAGCAATACTTAGCCAAATGTTAG
- a CDS encoding LptF/LptG family permease translates to MAKTCMFNAISQIFFSFFLVLFFIASMIMLIGIASVTLVVKLSFLDLVQLYTYSLPGTVFFIIPITFFAACAIGLARLSYDHELLVFFSLGIAPKKIVQAFLPLCIFASCVLLVFSLILIPASKSAYYSFIRDKKDHIDVNIQAGEFGQKLGDWLVYVGKKEGGVFSDLVLFSHKGLALESFMIAQKGEVKNTDGVFGLQLEHGNAYFADKGQLRKVAFKQLNLRNKLNVSARNGAAYLHGHDYIGYWKKAFGAHPDKHQQRRFTQAILVALFPLASLFLIPVFGISNPRFSKNLSYVYVLLAVGIYFLGMHVISQDAPLIGTITLPIVWFLGAYALYRRIIVRFY, encoded by the coding sequence TTGGCTAAAACCTGTATGTTTAACGCCATTTCGCAAATCTTTTTCTCGTTCTTTTTGGTGCTCTTTTTCATCGCCTCCATGATCATGCTCATTGGCATCGCCAGCGTTACCTTAGTAGTGAAGCTCAGTTTTTTAGATTTAGTGCAGCTTTACACCTACTCTTTACCCGGCACGGTCTTTTTCATCATCCCCATCACCTTTTTTGCCGCCTGCGCCATTGGGCTAGCACGGCTCTCCTACGATCACGAGCTCTTGGTGTTCTTTTCACTGGGGATCGCGCCTAAAAAAATCGTGCAAGCCTTTTTGCCCCTTTGTATCTTTGCGAGCTGTGTGCTTTTGGTCTTTTCTTTGATCCTAATTCCGGCCTCTAAGAGTGCATATTACTCGTTCATACGGGATAAAAAGGATCACATCGATGTCAATATCCAAGCGGGGGAGTTTGGGCAGAAATTGGGCGATTGGCTGGTGTATGTGGGTAAGAAAGAGGGGGGGGTGTTTAGCGATTTGGTGCTCTTCTCGCATAAGGGGCTGGCTTTAGAGAGCTTTATGATCGCTCAAAAGGGTGAGGTGAAAAACACCGATGGGGTCTTTGGCTTGCAATTAGAGCATGGCAATGCCTATTTTGCCGACAAGGGGCAGTTACGCAAGGTCGCCTTCAAGCAGTTGAATTTACGCAACAAATTAAACGTATCGGCTAGAAATGGGGCGGCGTATTTGCACGGCCACGACTACATCGGGTATTGGAAAAAGGCTTTTGGAGCGCACCCAGATAAACACCAACAACGCCGCTTCACCCAAGCTATTTTAGTCGCCCTTTTCCCCCTAGCCAGCCTCTTTTTAATCCCTGTCTTTGGCATTTCAAACCCGCGCTTTTCTAAGAATTTATCCTATGTCTATGTGCTTTTAGCGGTGGGGATTTACTTCTTGGGCATGCATGTCATCAGCCAAGATGCGCCCCTCATCGGCACCATCACCTTGCCGATTGTGTGGTTTTTGGGGGCGTATGCGCTCTATCGCCGCATCATTGTGCGCTTTTATTGA
- the recG gene encoding ATP-dependent DNA helicase RecG: MPQIKMGGINSNTDLGVGLPLARFLEIILNPPKTYTPYPILNNLEPGVVGCIEVAYLSMHTSKVLKIQTKTKATQQSLDLLCFNHTPYHLKIFTQKSYFVYGKLSTNPYTNALQMINPKIIDKPNTITMRFDKACKKLPAFLKQDQHKTYLDFCLATLTPQNLEKLVNLGVPLQVVQHINEIFHPSMDFALAYNAHKGFCPPHLQALKYIEALAYMCALSSKTFDFPAKFSQHANTQALAEFVSNLPFALTNDQQKAISAIQNDMQGFKATKRLVMGDVGCGKTMVILASVALCAPYKSLLMAPTSILAKQIYTEALKYLPKSIKPLLLLGGTTSKQKEAFNEADFIIGTTALLYAPLDTSKVALVISDEQHRFGTKQRHTLQTLATQAGNKPHYLQFSATPIPRTLAMMGAKFIATSFLKDKPYTKDIRTHIVDKPQFNALLTHIKAEIGADKQVAVIYPLVEESETMDYLSLKEGAPYWQKRFERVFVVSGKDKDKEDIMEGFAKEGQLLLATTLIEVGISLPKLSTIVIVGPERLGLATLHQLRGRVARLGGRGYCYLFTHQPTNRRLHDFSQTLDGFEIANLDLKYRHSGDLLQGTQQSGDAFNFLDLSQDTHIIEQVSTLFS; encoded by the coding sequence ATGCCACAAATAAAGATGGGAGGGATTAACTCCAACACCGATTTAGGTGTTGGTTTGCCCTTAGCCCGTTTTTTAGAAATCATTTTAAATCCCCCCAAAACCTACACCCCCTACCCCATCTTAAACAACTTAGAACCCGGGGTTGTGGGCTGTATAGAAGTAGCGTATTTAAGCATGCACACTAGCAAAGTTCTAAAAATCCAAACAAAAACCAAAGCGACTCAACAATCTTTAGATCTGCTTTGCTTTAACCACACCCCCTACCATCTTAAGATTTTCACCCAAAAAAGCTACTTTGTCTATGGCAAGTTGAGCACCAACCCCTACACAAACGCCCTACAAATGATTAACCCCAAAATCATAGACAAGCCAAACACCATCACCATGCGTTTTGATAAGGCTTGCAAGAAACTGCCCGCCTTTTTAAAGCAAGACCAGCACAAAACCTACCTTGACTTTTGCCTAGCCACACTCACACCCCAAAATTTAGAAAAGCTCGTAAATCTAGGCGTGCCCTTGCAGGTGGTGCAACACATCAACGAAATTTTCCACCCTAGCATGGATTTTGCCCTCGCCTACAACGCCCATAAGGGTTTTTGCCCGCCCCACCTACAAGCCCTAAAGTATATAGAAGCTTTGGCGTATATGTGCGCTCTAAGCTCTAAGACCTTTGATTTCCCCGCCAAGTTTAGCCAACACGCCAACACACAGGCTTTAGCCGAGTTTGTGAGTAACCTCCCCTTTGCGCTCACCAACGACCAACAAAAGGCAATCAGCGCAATCCAAAACGACATGCAAGGCTTTAAAGCCACAAAACGCCTCGTGATGGGCGATGTGGGCTGTGGTAAAACAATGGTGATTTTAGCTAGCGTGGCTCTGTGCGCCCCCTATAAAAGCCTTCTTATGGCACCCACAAGCATTTTAGCCAAGCAAATTTACACCGAAGCTCTAAAATACTTACCCAAAAGCATTAAACCCTTACTGCTCTTAGGTGGGACAACTAGCAAGCAAAAAGAAGCTTTTAACGAAGCAGATTTTATTATCGGCACGACCGCCTTGCTCTACGCCCCCCTAGACACTTCTAAGGTCGCCCTAGTCATTAGCGATGAGCAACACCGCTTTGGCACAAAACAACGCCACACCCTGCAGACCCTAGCCACACAAGCGGGCAATAAACCCCACTATTTGCAATTTTCCGCCACGCCCATCCCTAGGACTTTAGCGATGATGGGGGCTAAATTCATCGCCACGAGCTTTTTAAAGGACAAACCCTACACCAAGGACATACGAACCCATATTGTGGATAAACCCCAATTCAACGCCCTTTTAACCCACATCAAAGCCGAGATTGGGGCAGATAAACAAGTGGCGGTCATTTACCCTTTGGTGGAAGAGAGCGAAACGATGGACTATCTCTCTTTAAAAGAGGGCGCGCCCTATTGGCAAAAACGCTTTGAAAGGGTCTTTGTGGTGAGCGGTAAGGACAAGGATAAGGAGGACATCATGGAGGGCTTTGCCAAAGAGGGGCAACTTTTACTCGCCACAACTTTAATTGAGGTGGGGATCAGTTTGCCTAAACTCTCCACCATTGTGATTGTGGGACCCGAGCGCTTGGGGCTAGCGACCTTGCACCAATTAAGGGGACGGGTGGCAAGGCTTGGTGGCAGGGGCTATTGCTATCTTTTCACCCACCAGCCCACCAACCGCCGTTTACACGACTTTAGCCAAACTTTGGATGGCTTTGAAATCGCCAATTTAGACTTAAAATACCGCCATTCGGGGGATTTGCTTCAAGGGACACAACAGAGTGGAGACGCCTTTAATTTCTTGGATTTAAGTCAAGACACGCACATCATTGAACAAGTGAGCACACTTTTTAGCTAG